The genomic interval CCTGTTTGAGCATCCTGCAGGGCAAACATAGGCCAAGCTCTCGTCCTAAATCTCAGCCTCACCCGTTGCAGACAGGATCCTGATGGCGCAATACGACATGCTGGTGATTGGGACCGGGCCGGCCGGCCAGAAGGCGGCGGTCCAGGCCGCCAAGCTGGGCAAAAAAGTCGGCATCATCGAACGCAAAGAGGTCCTCGGCGGCGTCTGCACGAACACCGGCACCATCCCCAGCAAATCCCTCCGCGAAGCAGTCCTCTATCTCTCGGGGTTCCGCCAGCGCACCCTCTACGGAGCCGGCTATCGCCTGAAAGAGACGATCACGATCGAAGATCTCGCCTTTCGCGCGAACCACGTCATCAAGAACGAAATCGAGATCGTGCGGAACCAGATGGCCCGCAACCATATTGATCTCATCTACGGAGAGGCCCGCTTCCTCGATCCCCATCGGCTCCTCATTCAACAAGCAGGCACGTCGACGGAACATCGGGCGCATGTCATCGTCATCGCAGTGGGAACAGAGCCAGCCAGGCCGCAGGCCATTCCCTTCGATGACCACACGATCATCGATACCGACGGTCTCCTCACGCTCACACACCTTCCAACCTCGATGGTCATTGTCGGAGGCGGCGTGATCGGGACGGAGTATGCCTCGATCTTAGCGGCGCTCGGCGTGCCGGTCACCCTGATCGACAAGAGGCCGCGCTTGCTGGAATTTGTCGACGCGCAGATCATCGAGGCCTTGCAGCGGCAGATGACGAACCTCGGCGTCACACTCTGTCACGAAGAAGAAGTGGTCTCCATCCGGAAAGACTCGGATGGACAGATCACGGTCTCCCTGACGCACAGGCCGCCGCTCACCGCAGCGACGCTGATGTATGCCATCGGTCGCATCGGCGCCACGAAGTCCTTGAACCTGGATGCCGTCGGCATAACGCCTGATGCGCGAGGCCGTATTACCGTCAACGAGCATTTCCAAACATCCGTCTCCCACATCTACGCTGCAGGCGACGTCATCGGCTTTCCCGCCCTGGCCTCCACCTCCATGCAGCAAGGACGCCATGCCGCCTGCCATGCCTTCGGGCACCCCGATCACACCGACACAGACCTCCTGCCCTACGGCATCTATGCCATTCCTGAAATCTCCATGGTGGGACAGAACGAGGACGATCTGGTC from Nitrospirota bacterium carries:
- the sthA gene encoding Si-specific NAD(P)(+) transhydrogenase; protein product: MAQYDMLVIGTGPAGQKAAVQAAKLGKKVGIIERKEVLGGVCTNTGTIPSKSLREAVLYLSGFRQRTLYGAGYRLKETITIEDLAFRANHVIKNEIEIVRNQMARNHIDLIYGEARFLDPHRLLIQQAGTSTEHRAHVIVIAVGTEPARPQAIPFDDHTIIDTDGLLTLTHLPTSMVIVGGGVIGTEYASILAALGVPVTLIDKRPRLLEFVDAQIIEALQRQMTNLGVTLCHEEEVVSIRKDSDGQITVSLTHRPPLTAATLMYAIGRIGATKSLNLDAVGITPDARGRITVNEHFQTSVSHIYAAGDVIGFPALASTSMQQGRHAACHAFGHPDHTDTDLLPYGIYAIPEISMVGQNEDDLVRAGTPYAAGIAHYREIARGQLIGDDTGMLKLLFHRETHALLGVHAIGEGATELIHIGQAVMAYRGKIDYFIDTVFNYPTLAECYKVAALDGINRLPRPWPPHG